In the Chloroflexota bacterium genome, one interval contains:
- a CDS encoding PD40 domain-containing protein, translated as MSEVESLEAHFFELKSKLNTGALSPEEFRSQVARLWFEDEQGHTWMIGAQTGHWYVYKNDRWTQGEPPRADSHGSGMMDCPRCGEHIALHAAFCGHCGYQLAIPDLVASQQEASAEPKSAGMPSATTTAPRATPRMSRRVLLATGGAIFFGVTFLCLSGIGLVLLLRSGGLGGSMPAAAQATATATRAVSASRVTSTPTPSVTPTALPPAASPVVVTIAAPTTVPQTAKLVATPVIVYIETETPTPAGAAALVPTATATATPSPVAAETPTALPATATVIPPTATTAAATHTPAPPTNTPVPRPPTATPVPAVVLSGRIAFTVLNPSVHDRPIYDVVLSGVDGANRTTIAPRRRQPVFSPDGGRLLTMGMDDNKQKLLIKDVNTGQETDIGNTPVESMLPSWSPDGATVLFAAADLDDRQSRLYIVDARGAPENRTPIRTAPKIDLIGRYPTWLPDGQIVYTGCDKWGGSGQCGIIRVNPDGGSPTFLTANERDGTDTAPSGNGSTVLFMSNRDGNWEVYAIPLSGGAARNLTSSPGDDGLPVFSPDGKFIAFVSNRSGQWAVWAMRADGSDPRQLFTLDGGFASGAGLDWTSERLSWTK; from the coding sequence ATGAGTGAAGTCGAGAGTCTGGAAGCGCACTTTTTTGAGCTGAAAAGCAAACTCAACACCGGCGCGCTGTCGCCTGAGGAGTTTCGGAGCCAGGTTGCGCGCCTGTGGTTCGAGGACGAGCAGGGTCACACGTGGATGATCGGCGCCCAGACCGGGCACTGGTACGTCTACAAGAATGACCGTTGGACACAGGGCGAACCGCCGCGCGCCGACTCCCATGGCAGTGGCATGATGGACTGCCCGCGTTGCGGGGAGCACATAGCCCTCCATGCTGCATTCTGCGGGCACTGTGGATACCAGCTTGCCATTCCTGACCTGGTCGCCTCGCAGCAAGAGGCGAGCGCCGAACCAAAGAGTGCCGGCATGCCGTCGGCCACCACCACCGCGCCACGGGCGACGCCGCGTATGTCACGCCGGGTTTTGCTGGCCACCGGCGGCGCCATCTTCTTCGGCGTCACCTTCCTGTGCCTGAGCGGCATTGGCCTGGTCCTGCTGCTGCGCAGCGGCGGGCTCGGCGGCAGCATGCCCGCCGCGGCGCAGGCGACGGCAACGGCGACCCGTGCAGTCTCAGCGTCGCGCGTCACGAGCACGCCGACGCCATCGGTCACGCCCACGGCGTTGCCGCCCGCCGCGAGCCCCGTGGTGGTCACCATCGCGGCGCCGACGACCGTCCCGCAGACCGCCAAGCTCGTGGCGACGCCGGTCATCGTCTACATCGAAACCGAGACGCCGACACCGGCCGGAGCGGCGGCGCTTGTGCCCACCGCGACTGCAACGGCAACACCCAGCCCGGTGGCGGCGGAAACTCCGACGGCGCTCCCGGCCACCGCAACCGTCATACCGCCGACGGCAACAACCGCCGCGGCCACCCACACGCCCGCGCCGCCGACCAATACGCCCGTTCCACGCCCGCCGACGGCGACGCCCGTTCCCGCCGTTGTGCTATCCGGCCGAATCGCATTCACCGTGCTCAATCCGAGCGTGCATGACCGTCCGATCTACGATGTGGTTTTGTCCGGCGTCGACGGCGCCAATCGCACGACAATCGCGCCCCGTCGGCGGCAGCCCGTGTTCAGCCCCGATGGCGGACGTCTGCTCACCATGGGTATGGACGACAACAAGCAGAAACTCCTGATCAAGGATGTCAATACCGGTCAGGAAACTGACATTGGCAACACACCCGTCGAGTCGATGCTGCCCTCGTGGTCGCCGGACGGCGCTACCGTATTGTTTGCAGCCGCCGACCTGGACGATCGACAGTCGAGGCTGTATATTGTCGATGCGCGCGGCGCTCCTGAGAACCGTACGCCAATTCGGACCGCGCCCAAGATCGACCTGATCGGCCGCTACCCGACCTGGCTGCCGGACGGCCAGATTGTCTACACCGGCTGTGACAAATGGGGCGGCAGCGGCCAGTGCGGTATCATCCGTGTGAACCCCGATGGCGGATCGCCAACCTTCCTGACCGCCAACGAGCGCGACGGCACCGATACCGCGCCGTCCGGCAACGGCTCGACCGTCCTGTTCATGTCGAACCGCGACGGCAACTGGGAAGTGTATGCCATTCCGTTGAGCGGCGGCGCAGCGCGCAATTTGACCAGCAGCCCCGGCGACGATGGCCTGCCGGTCTTCTCGCCGGACGGCAAATTCATCGCGTTTGTCAGCAACCGCTCAGGACAGTGGGCCGTCTGGGCTATGCGCGCCGATGGAAGCGATCCCAGGCAACTGTTCACGCTGGACGGCGGCTTTGCGTCGGGAGCCGGACTGGATTGGACCAGCGAGCGTCTGAGCTGGACAAAGTAG
- a CDS encoding metallophosphoesterase family protein, with amino-acid sequence MKSHQVNLEEGMFHHVIVPLERLGRVPIALLLAPFIVLDGALAGWLGLLHAGALLLAHLADCAVLRVLPRYRISFGPVQTQWLTLAVLRLLAALALAGAGAWLGFDAGWSGVALQAAGFLLMLDGFVFEPASLTLSRMALDVPSLPPGETVSLLHVADIHLERHGTRENQLLEYIRTLHPDAVLFTGDFLNLSNTHDPEAQWQARALWTEICDLAPVYAVSGSPPVDPHDVVGKIVDGLPIHWLKDELVELTVRDHHVHIVGVTCSHDPHADGERLRRALGQRDSADGNVPFTVLLHHAPDLAPQAAATALVDMHLAGHTHGGQVRLPGFGALMTNSIYHKQLEMGLYRLGDMLLYVSRGIGLEGKGAPRVRFLCPPELTLIELVGAG; translated from the coding sequence GGCGCCGTTCATCGTGCTGGATGGTGCGCTGGCGGGCTGGCTGGGACTGCTGCATGCCGGGGCGTTGCTGCTGGCCCACCTGGCCGACTGCGCCGTGTTGCGCGTGCTGCCTCGCTATCGCATTTCGTTCGGACCGGTGCAGACGCAGTGGCTGACGCTGGCGGTGCTCAGGTTGCTGGCGGCGCTTGCGCTGGCCGGCGCGGGCGCCTGGCTCGGCTTCGATGCCGGGTGGTCGGGCGTGGCGCTTCAGGCAGCCGGATTCCTGCTTATGCTCGATGGTTTTGTGTTCGAACCGGCAAGCTTGACCCTCTCCCGCATGGCGCTCGACGTGCCGTCGCTGCCGCCCGGGGAAACGGTGAGCCTGCTGCACGTTGCCGACATACACCTTGAACGGCACGGCACGCGCGAAAACCAGTTGCTAGAGTATATCCGGACACTGCATCCGGACGCGGTGCTGTTTACCGGCGACTTCCTGAACCTGTCCAACACGCATGATCCCGAGGCGCAGTGGCAGGCGCGGGCGCTCTGGACCGAGATCTGCGATCTGGCGCCCGTCTATGCCGTCAGCGGCAGCCCGCCGGTCGATCCGCACGACGTCGTCGGCAAGATCGTCGACGGCTTGCCGATCCACTGGCTCAAAGACGAATTGGTGGAACTGACCGTGCGCGATCATCACGTACACATTGTGGGCGTGACGTGCTCGCATGACCCGCATGCCGATGGCGAGCGCCTGCGCCGCGCGCTCGGGCAACGCGACAGCGCCGACGGCAACGTGCCGTTTACCGTTTTGCTGCATCACGCGCCGGACCTCGCGCCGCAGGCCGCCGCAACGGCGCTGGTGGATATGCACCTGGCGGGTCACACACACGGCGGGCAGGTGCGGCTGCCCGGCTTCGGCGCGCTCATGACCAACTCGATCTATCACAAGCAACTGGAGATGGGGCTATACAGGCTGGGCGACATGCTGCTCTACGTCAGCCGTGGTATTGGCCTCGAAGGCAAGGGCGCGCCGAGGGTGCGCTTCCTATGTCCACCGGAACTAACGCTGATCGAACTGGTGGGCGCCGGTTGA
- a CDS encoding S8 family serine peptidase — translation MSKSSFVRALLLGMVLAMLAASRQAGDAQAQTPAVKPILLRSRQFTPAAGVEPSARAHLQSQTLGSGHVIVQLADIPTAEARAALAASGIRLLDYLPERAWFAAVTPSAAADLGRVSGLRWVGAIQPADRLSASLRGGRAPQSGDGTVSLYIRYFADVAEADARSAIGRHGGVVDSSDPVLLLLLVRVPATQLTPLASEDALRWITLAPPLPSTMNDTIRLKMRVKDVQDAPYNLNGAGVVLGIWDCGPVASHVDFGSRLINVPGQIDVNCGTNWHSTHVAGTMIGDGQNSVAQGGTANQWRGMAPGATLVSYDYATSPTTPYNEIQGAISNYGLDISNNSWGFPPTYPDTCSVLGNYDSATWAVYYDQLVNGLLSKLIPIVFSAGNERQSACSPTGYQTVIAPGTAKNVVSVGATDVFNDAIASFSSWGPTDDGRIKPDVVAPGYSTVTPSGSTVCASSPPYATGIKSTCPGGGGVGYGLKYGTSMSAPAVSGMFALMLQQYRQMTGQSTSMLLPSTFKALAIQGAVDLGNAGPDFVYGWGRVDAKNSVDLVRTGRWREGTITGGSLVTYTANVLSCDTSLKVTLAWDDLAGLENAAKELVNDLDLTLTDPTGTTTYYPWVLDATNPLTNAMHGVDSTNNVEQVLVNNPATGPWTIKVYGAVFPYGGAQRYSVVSEAFNTPTLASVSATPLQPGSTLVLHGANFEQGCSAQPLVVNFGGVTTTVPSNAFTRDTITVTVPLNAQSGLVSVTTPAATSNALYIGVTRPRLYLPAILRDWPPAFNWLDASGGTRLLDPVNFPNADDVTQTVALPFAFTFYGNTYSSVNVSSNGFVSFGSLDNSYPQHECIPSATTPDNAIYGYWVDLVPNDARPEAASYARAVWAKTVNGLFVIEWQEVPRFSMQGSAVQVESFEIVLYPQGYAVLQYQTVDDTADVTIGIEDSTGSRADQRFCSVSNPPPGTVYGTAPSAGTSWALLGQ, via the coding sequence ATGAGTAAATCTTCATTTGTTCGCGCGCTCCTGTTGGGAATGGTGCTGGCGATGCTGGCGGCAAGCCGCCAGGCCGGCGACGCGCAGGCGCAGACGCCTGCTGTCAAGCCCATTCTCTTGCGTTCAAGGCAGTTCACGCCGGCCGCCGGCGTCGAGCCGTCCGCGCGCGCGCACCTCCAGTCACAAACGCTTGGCTCCGGCCATGTCATTGTGCAGTTGGCCGATATTCCGACTGCGGAGGCGCGGGCTGCGTTGGCGGCGAGCGGAATCCGCCTGCTCGATTATCTGCCGGAGCGCGCCTGGTTCGCGGCCGTTACTCCGTCTGCCGCCGCAGACCTCGGTCGTGTATCGGGTCTGCGCTGGGTTGGCGCCATTCAGCCGGCGGATCGGCTGTCGGCATCGTTGCGCGGCGGCAGGGCGCCGCAGAGTGGCGATGGTACAGTATCGCTCTACATTCGGTACTTCGCTGACGTGGCCGAAGCCGACGCTCGGTCCGCGATCGGGCGTCATGGCGGCGTGGTCGATTCGAGCGATCCGGTGCTGCTGTTGTTGTTGGTCCGTGTGCCCGCGACCCAGCTAACGCCGCTGGCAAGCGAGGACGCCTTGCGCTGGATCACGCTGGCTCCGCCGCTGCCTTCGACGATGAATGACACGATCCGCTTGAAAATGCGGGTCAAGGATGTCCAGGACGCGCCGTACAACCTGAACGGCGCGGGCGTGGTGCTTGGTATCTGGGACTGTGGGCCGGTCGCGTCGCATGTTGACTTTGGGTCCCGCCTGATCAACGTGCCAGGCCAGATCGACGTCAACTGCGGCACAAACTGGCACTCGACACATGTAGCCGGCACGATGATTGGCGACGGGCAGAATAGTGTGGCGCAGGGCGGCACGGCGAACCAGTGGCGGGGGATGGCACCGGGGGCAACCCTGGTCTCATACGATTACGCGACGTCGCCGACCACGCCATACAACGAAATTCAAGGCGCCATCTCAAACTACGGCCTGGACATCAGCAACAATTCATGGGGCTTTCCACCGACCTATCCCGACACCTGCTCAGTATTGGGGAATTATGATAGCGCGACTTGGGCGGTGTATTATGATCAATTGGTGAACGGGCTATTGTCGAAGCTAATACCGATAGTGTTCTCCGCCGGTAACGAGCGTCAGAGCGCCTGTTCGCCCACCGGCTACCAGACTGTCATTGCCCCGGGAACGGCCAAGAACGTGGTCAGTGTGGGCGCAACGGATGTGTTCAACGACGCCATCGCGTCGTTCAGCTCGTGGGGACCGACGGATGACGGGCGCATCAAGCCGGACGTCGTCGCGCCTGGGTACAGCACCGTTACGCCATCAGGCTCGACGGTCTGCGCGTCTTCGCCGCCCTATGCGACGGGCATCAAGTCCACATGCCCCGGCGGTGGAGGGGTTGGATACGGACTGAAGTATGGCACGTCCATGTCAGCGCCGGCTGTCAGCGGTATGTTCGCGCTGATGCTCCAGCAGTACCGGCAGATGACCGGGCAATCCACGTCGATGTTGCTGCCATCCACGTTCAAGGCGCTGGCAATACAAGGTGCGGTCGATCTGGGCAACGCGGGGCCGGATTTTGTCTATGGCTGGGGCCGGGTCGATGCCAAGAACTCGGTGGACCTGGTGCGCACCGGACGCTGGCGCGAAGGTACCATCACCGGCGGATCGCTTGTCACGTATACAGCCAATGTGCTGTCGTGCGACACGTCGCTCAAGGTCACGCTGGCCTGGGACGATCTGGCCGGCTTGGAGAATGCCGCCAAGGAACTGGTGAACGACCTGGACCTGACGTTGACCGACCCGACGGGCACTACGACCTACTACCCGTGGGTGCTTGATGCGACCAACCCGTTGACCAACGCGATGCACGGCGTCGATTCGACCAACAATGTGGAACAGGTTTTGGTCAACAACCCGGCGACCGGCCCCTGGACAATCAAAGTCTATGGCGCTGTGTTTCCGTACGGGGGTGCGCAAAGGTACTCGGTCGTGAGCGAGGCGTTTAACACGCCGACGCTGGCTTCAGTATCGGCCACGCCGCTGCAGCCCGGCAGCACACTGGTGTTGCACGGCGCCAATTTCGAGCAGGGATGCAGCGCGCAGCCGCTGGTGGTGAACTTTGGCGGCGTAACCACGACGGTGCCCTCGAATGCGTTCACGCGCGACACCATTACCGTAACCGTGCCGCTCAACGCACAATCGGGACTCGTCAGCGTGACGACCCCAGCGGCGACGAGCAATGCGCTCTACATCGGCGTGACGCGGCCGCGCCTCTATCTGCCGGCCATTCTACGCGACTGGCCGCCCGCATTCAACTGGCTTGACGCCAGCGGCGGCACGCGCCTTCTCGATCCGGTCAATTTCCCTAACGCTGATGACGTTACGCAGACGGTTGCGCTGCCGTTCGCATTCACGTTTTATGGTAATACCTATTCGAGCGTCAATGTGTCGTCGAACGGCTTTGTAAGTTTTGGGTCGCTCGATAATTCGTACCCGCAGCACGAATGCATCCCATCTGCCACCACGCCGGATAATGCGATCTATGGCTACTGGGTCGATCTGGTGCCCAATGATGCCCGACCCGAGGCCGCCAGCTACGCGCGTGCGGTGTGGGCGAAGACCGTGAACGGCCTGTTTGTCATCGAGTGGCAGGAAGTGCCGCGCTTTTCGATGCAAGGCAGCGCCGTGCAGGTTGAGTCGTTTGAAATCGTACTGTACCCGCAAGGCTATGCCGTGCTCCAGTATCAGACCGTCGACGATACCGCCGACGTAACGATCGGCATTGAAGATAGTACGGGTAGCCGTGCGGACCAGCGCTTCTGCAGCGTTTCCAACCCGCCGCCCGGCACCGTCTACGGCACTGCTCCCTCGGCGGGAACCAGTTGGGCGCTGCTTGGGCAATAG
- a CDS encoding amino acid ABC transporter substrate-binding protein: protein MSRLSSRARIALALLVCAALALLSWMLTTGGAAIVPDEQYARIVASGVLRVGMDASFPPFESFGADEISGFDADLSRELARRMNLRAEFVTTGYDALYEELAAGHYDVIVSALPYDRLRSQDVAFSDIYFRGGEVLLVRADDRKLAALADLNGMLLGVEYGSNADTLARRLQRRNGYRVQTYTSLADAEVALEAGEVQALLADAVSARLLSRNRSALRIAGEPVGDDPNFVIAMRLSAPTLLATINRHLRAMERDGTMARLMARWF from the coding sequence TTGAGCCGGCTCTCGAGCCGGGCGCGCATCGCGCTGGCGCTGCTGGTGTGCGCCGCGCTCGCCCTGCTGTCGTGGATGCTGACCACCGGCGGCGCGGCGATCGTGCCGGATGAGCAGTATGCGCGCATTGTGGCGTCCGGTGTGCTGCGCGTGGGCATGGACGCGTCGTTTCCGCCCTTCGAGTCGTTTGGCGCGGACGAGATCAGCGGCTTCGACGCCGACCTGTCGCGGGAGCTGGCCCGGCGCATGAACCTGCGCGCCGAGTTTGTGACCACCGGCTATGATGCGTTGTACGAAGAACTCGCCGCCGGCCATTACGATGTGATCGTCTCTGCGCTTCCGTACGACCGTCTGCGCTCGCAGGACGTGGCCTTCTCGGACATCTACTTTCGCGGCGGCGAGGTACTCCTGGTGCGGGCGGACGACCGCAAGCTCGCGGCGCTGGCTGATCTCAATGGGATGCTGCTGGGAGTCGAGTACGGCAGCAATGCCGACACGCTGGCGCGCCGCCTGCAGCGGCGCAACGGATACCGGGTGCAGACGTACACTTCGCTTGCGGACGCCGAGGTCGCACTGGAGGCGGGGGAAGTGCAGGCGCTACTGGCCGATGCCGTTTCGGCGCGATTGCTGAGTCGCAACCGGTCTGCACTGCGGATTGCCGGCGAGCCGGTCGGCGACGATCCGAATTTTGTGATTGCCATGCGCCTTAGCGCGCCGACGCTGCTGGCGACAATCAATCGGCACCTGCGCGCCATGGAGCGCGACGGCACGATGGCGCGCCTCATGGCGCGCTGGTTTTAG
- the fdhF gene encoding formate dehydrogenase subunit alpha — protein sequence MDGETVTSTTCPFCGVGCTLELHVKGDQILRATSPYDSVVNHGNLCVKGRFGWDFIYHPKRVTEPLIKRNGHFEPATWDEALDLVADRFTEIYRRHGPDALATFLCAKATTEDNYLAQKLFRAVFQTNNIDHCTRLCHAGSVVALMLSVGSSAMSNTAAECALSDVIIVTGSNTAESHPIIALQLKEAVRKHGAKLIVADPRRVEMVDFAELWLPQRPGTDVPLYSAMANVIIREGLVNERFIAERTEGFDAFAKAIEGFTPDFAASICAVPAADIIRAARMYATAKNASIFWALGIPEHTHGTDNALSLVHLALLTGHIGRPGTGLNPLRGQNNVQGASDAGAMPWHFPGYQAVEDPQSVAKFAARWGAAPPPRRGLTTTEIVTAAGDGRVKAMFIMGENPLMSEPNLHHAEQCLSKLDFLVVQDLFINETGALADVFLPSTSAIEKDGTFTNTDRRVQRVRQVIAPRGQARPDWQIVCDLAQRIETKLGVSRSAYWQYQSPAEVLREMGELVPAYAGVTYERLERGSLQWPVPDTEHAGTPFLFEKTFPRGRGKFFPLIYHPAAESASPEYPFLLTTGRVLFQWHGGTITRHSQVDTASPEAFVEINPEDAAHLSIEHGEWVRVTSRRGAIELRAHVTNKAVKGVVFIPFHYAEAPANDLTNDAVDPLAKIPEYKVSAVRIQRIED from the coding sequence ATGGATGGTGAAACCGTCACTTCGACTACCTGCCCCTTCTGTGGGGTCGGCTGCACGCTGGAACTGCACGTCAAGGGCGACCAGATCCTGCGAGCCACCTCGCCGTATGACTCCGTAGTTAATCACGGCAATCTGTGTGTAAAGGGCCGGTTCGGCTGGGACTTCATCTACCATCCCAAGCGCGTGACCGAGCCGCTGATCAAACGCAACGGCCACTTTGAGCCGGCGACGTGGGACGAGGCGCTCGATCTGGTCGCCGACCGATTCACGGAGATCTACCGCCGTCACGGCCCCGATGCGCTGGCCACGTTCTTGTGCGCCAAAGCAACCACCGAAGACAATTACCTCGCGCAGAAGCTGTTCCGCGCCGTGTTCCAGACCAACAATATCGACCACTGCACTCGGCTGTGCCACGCGGGTTCGGTCGTAGCGCTCATGCTTTCGGTCGGGTCGTCGGCTATGTCGAACACGGCGGCCGAATGCGCCCTGTCGGACGTCATCATTGTGACCGGGTCGAATACCGCCGAATCGCACCCGATTATCGCGTTGCAGCTCAAGGAGGCGGTCCGCAAGCACGGCGCCAAACTGATCGTCGCCGACCCGCGGCGCGTCGAGATGGTGGACTTTGCCGAATTGTGGCTGCCGCAGCGACCCGGCACCGATGTGCCGCTGTACTCGGCAATGGCCAACGTCATTATCCGCGAAGGGCTTGTCAACGAGCGATTTATCGCCGAACGCACGGAAGGCTTTGACGCGTTCGCGAAAGCGATCGAGGGCTTCACCCCGGATTTCGCCGCTTCGATCTGCGCGGTGCCTGCCGCCGACATCATCCGCGCGGCGCGCATGTACGCCACCGCGAAAAACGCATCGATCTTCTGGGCGCTCGGCATTCCGGAGCACACACACGGGACCGATAATGCCCTGTCGCTCGTCCATCTGGCGTTGCTCACCGGTCACATCGGCCGCCCGGGCACCGGCCTGAACCCGCTGCGCGGCCAGAACAACGTGCAAGGCGCCAGCGATGCCGGCGCGATGCCGTGGCACTTCCCCGGCTATCAGGCCGTTGAAGACCCGCAGAGCGTCGCCAAATTCGCGGCCCGCTGGGGCGCCGCACCGCCGCCGCGGCGCGGGCTGACCACCACAGAAATCGTTACCGCCGCCGGCGATGGGCGCGTCAAGGCGATGTTCATCATGGGCGAGAACCCGCTCATGTCGGAGCCCAACTTGCATCATGCCGAGCAATGCCTGAGCAAGCTCGATTTCCTGGTCGTGCAGGACCTCTTCATCAACGAAACCGGCGCACTGGCCGACGTCTTCCTGCCATCGACCAGCGCGATCGAAAAGGACGGCACATTCACCAACACCGATCGCCGCGTGCAGCGCGTGCGGCAGGTGATCGCGCCGCGCGGTCAGGCGCGGCCGGACTGGCAGATTGTCTGCGACCTGGCGCAACGGATCGAGACAAAACTGGGCGTGTCCCGCAGCGCCTACTGGCAGTACCAGTCTCCCGCCGAGGTCTTGCGCGAAATGGGAGAACTGGTGCCAGCCTATGCAGGCGTCACGTACGAGCGGCTGGAGCGGGGGAGCTTGCAGTGGCCGGTGCCCGATACGGAGCACGCGGGCACGCCGTTCCTGTTCGAGAAGACGTTCCCGCGCGGTCGGGGCAAGTTCTTCCCGCTGATATACCACCCGGCGGCCGAGAGCGCCAGCCCGGAGTACCCGTTCCTGCTGACGACCGGCCGCGTCCTGTTCCAATGGCATGGCGGCACCATCACGCGGCATTCCCAGGTAGACACCGCCTCGCCCGAGGCGTTCGTCGAAATCAACCCGGAGGACGCGGCTCACCTCTCAATCGAGCACGGCGAATGGGTACGGGTTACCTCGCGACGGGGCGCGATCGAACTGCGCGCCCATGTGACCAATAAAGCGGTCAAGGGTGTTGTCTTCATTCCGTTCCACTATGCCGAGGCGCCCGCCAACGACCTGACCAACGACGCCGTTGATCCGTTGGCCAAGATCCCCGAATACAAAGTCAGCGCCGTTCGCATCCAGCGTATTGAGGATTAG
- a CDS encoding M23 family metallopeptidase, with product MVANETTAGAFMALFASPTPTITPTPTVTPTPTVTRTPTITPTPTRTPTPTTSPTATPTPTRTPTPTITKTPTITPTPTPVPPEEHYWLDRPISTVYQDYMNPTYLYGSYGDGSLYLHRGVDFDNNKVGTPVLAANPGLVIVAGHDDKIAYGLDTDFYGTLIVVQAEQFWQSQPVYTLYGHLSRINVQVGQRVKAGDPIGNVGEEGTAAIGPHLHLEVRVGANDYAHTRNPALWIKPYPGTGNVVGRLLDARNQPIPTTHIIFRRVDKPNTPYRETDTYPNRTVNVDEEWKENFAMPQLETGRVLVQAIANGRLYSIEVVISDGKTSYVTLQ from the coding sequence ATGGTAGCCAACGAGACCACCGCTGGGGCCTTCATGGCGCTCTTTGCCTCCCCAACACCCACCATCACCCCGACGCCGACAGTGACGCCGACGCCAACAGTGACGCGGACGCCGACGATAACACCGACGCCAACCCGCACGCCCACTCCGACGACCTCGCCAACCGCGACGCCGACGCCAACCCGCACGCCCACGCCGACGATCACGAAGACGCCGACGATCACGCCGACGCCGACGCCGGTGCCGCCGGAAGAGCATTACTGGCTGGATCGGCCGATTTCTACAGTCTACCAGGACTATATGAACCCGACCTACCTTTACGGCTCATACGGCGATGGTTCCCTCTATCTGCATCGCGGCGTGGATTTTGACAACAACAAAGTCGGCACGCCGGTGCTGGCAGCCAACCCTGGACTGGTCATCGTCGCCGGGCACGATGACAAAATTGCCTATGGGTTGGACACCGACTTTTACGGGACGCTGATCGTGGTGCAGGCCGAGCAATTCTGGCAGTCGCAGCCGGTCTACACGCTGTATGGACATCTGTCGCGCATCAATGTGCAGGTCGGCCAGCGCGTGAAGGCCGGCGATCCGATCGGGAATGTGGGCGAGGAAGGCACCGCGGCGATCGGCCCCCACCTGCACCTGGAAGTGCGCGTGGGGGCGAACGACTACGCGCACACGCGCAATCCGGCGCTGTGGATCAAGCCGTATCCAGGCACCGGCAATGTGGTGGGGCGCCTGCTCGACGCGCGCAACCAGCCGATCCCAACCACTCACATTATCTTCCGCCGGGTGGACAAGCCGAACACGCCGTACCGCGAGACCGACACCTACCCGAACCGCACCGTCAACGTGGACGAAGAGTGGAAGGAAAATTTCGCCATGCCCCAACTGGAGACCGGCCGCGTGCTGGTGCAGGCGATTGCTAACGGTCGTCTGTACAGCATCGAAGTTGTGATCAGCGACGGCAAGACCAGCTACGTGACGCTGCAGTAG